In Etheostoma spectabile isolate EspeVRDwgs_2016 chromosome 20, UIUC_Espe_1.0, whole genome shotgun sequence, the following are encoded in one genomic region:
- the LOC116670102 gene encoding homeobox protein six1b, whose product MSILPSFGFTQEQVACVCEVLQQGGNLERLGRFLWSLPACDHLHKNESVLKAKAVVAFHRGNFRELYKILESHQFSPHNHPKLQQLWLKAHYVEAEKLRGRPLGAVGKYRVRRKFPLPRTIWDGEETSYCFKEKSRGVLREWYTHNPYPSPREKRELAEATGLTTTQVSNWFKNRRQRDRAAEAKERENSENSNAGGNKQNQLSPLDGGKSLMSSSEDEFSPPQSPDQNSALLLQGNMNHPGASAYPMSGLGPPQSVHSMHGHPHQLQDSLLGPLTSSLVDLGS is encoded by the exons ATGTCTATATTACCGTCATTCGGGTTTACGCAGGAGCAAGTGGCGTGCGTTTGCGAGGTGTTGCAGCAGGGAGGGAACCTGGAGAGGCTTGGTCGCTTCCTGTGGTCTCTACCCGCTTGTGATCACCTCCATAAGAACGAAAGCGTCCTCAAAGCCAAGGCGGTGGTGGCCTTTCATCGGGGGAATTTCAGAGAGCTTTACAAGATCTTGGAAAGTCACCAATTTTCTCCGCACAACCACCCGAAGCTGCAGCAGCTCTGGTTGAAGGCGCACTACGTGGAGGCGGAGAAGCTGCGCGGCCGGCCGCTCGGAGCTGTAGGGAAGTACCGGGTGAGGAGGAAATTTCCGCTGCCCCGTACGATATGGGACGGCGAGGAGACCAGCTACTGCTTTAAAGAGAAGTCCAGGGGCGTCCTGAGAGAGTGGTACACGCACAATCCCTATCCGTCCCCGCGGGAAAAGAGAGAGCTGGCCGAGGCCACAGGACTGACCACCACGCAGGTCAGCAACTGGTTCAAAAACAGACGGCAGCGAGACAGAGCCGCAGAGGCGAAAGAGAG AGAGAACAGTGAAAACAGCAACGCAGGCGGCAACAAACAGAACCAGCTGTCCCCGCTGGACGGAGGAAAGTCTCTCATGTCCAGCTCGGAGGATGAGTTTTCTCCACCTCAGAGCCCCGACCAGAACTCAGCGCTTTTGCTTCAGGGCAACATGAACCACCCCGGGGCCTCCGCTTACCCCATGTCCGGCCTGGGGCCCCCACAGTCGGTGCACAGCATGCACGGACACCCGCACCAACTGCAGGACTCCTTGTTGGGACCTCTAACCTCCAGTCTTGTGGATTTGGGCTCTTAA